The Xylocopa sonorina isolate GNS202 chromosome 11, iyXylSono1_principal, whole genome shotgun sequence genome includes the window GTcacgataataataatagtggTATATAATAACTGCATATAATCGCTACGCTAATAATATTTGaactattaattattaattaacgttaagtatacacaacacattTGTACGATTTCACTCAGCCTGCACGAACAGCAGCGAGGGAAGGTGGTATTAGATGAAAAGGTCGTGTGTACGAGGTGTAGAAGATAGGGTAGGGGCACAGTATGTGTATCGTGTGTCTATGCGTGCGtgttatgtatgtatgtatatatgtacgtatgGGCGTGTATGTGTTCTTTGCAGGGAGAATGTGTTTCAATAGTCTCTCTCGATGTCCTGTGTGGATAGGTTGAAATAATttcttttctcgttttttttccaCCGGTTCTCAATTAGGGAGTCCGAAGTTGAGGTACGAGAATACATTGTAACGTAAGTTCAAAGTGTCCATTGAGCCAGCTGTAGAATCTTCGTGGAGCGTGTAAGCAGCACCACATATTACGCTGTGTATCGCTCCAGCACCTTAACTCGGAGATAAAAAGAGGGAATACGCGTCATCCGGATTAATTTGGTCGCACCCAGTGGTACTCTGACTCGTCTCGTGAGAACATATCAGCACACTTGGTCAGGGTACCGGACGTAAGTAGTTGTACCTGATATCTCCACGAAGCCTAGGAACGCAGAACGGATGGAGgttttactctctctctctctctctttctctctctctctctctctctctctttctttctctcgctcgctctcgctctctctctctctctctctctctcgctcgctcgctctttctttctctcttcctttctcACTGTTCTCATTACAGAAAGAGATGGAACAGCGACCGTCCTTCTAAAACGGTTGACATACGATGCGAAGTCATCGTTCGCCCACTAACGTAGTCACTCATATTGACCGTGTTCACTAACAGTCACTACAATCCTTCGACAAATTTCGAAAGTTGGTCTTGCGGCGTCATTGGCGTCACTTCACTTGTGTCCGTACCGCTAGTGGGCGGTGGTGCCGGAGATGGATGATGGGGCATGGTACCCGGATGACCTGTCGGTGCACCTGTCCCACCGCTCAACTGCGAGAGCATCATTTCGCTTGGCCCGGCTAATTCGTGAGCCGGCGAATGCGTTGGGGTGCCGTGAGGATGATGATGAGGCGATGGCACCGGCCCTGATCGAGGGGAAGGAACTGGCTGATTACGCGGAGACGGAACCGGTCGCGGAGAAGGGTTCGGTTGAGGAGATCGAATCGGCGGTGGAGATCGTACGGACTGCATCAGCTGTTGCTGTACAGAGATCCCTGGAGGTCCCATCACACCTTGCGGGGAAGGTACAGGCGGTGGTGTTGGCTTTAAACCGGGTTGACCGTATCCTTGTTCGCTAAAGCCACCATAACCTGGAGAAGAATACGCGGAATCGTGGCAAACGTTAGACCACGAACCAACCGGCTCGAGGAATCTCGTTTTCTCCAGAATTAAATAATTCTTACCGAGAAGGGACGGCCTTATGGGTCGCTGTTGACCGTAAGGAGGTGCCGGTGGTTGCGtgaattgttgttgttgttgttgttgctgttgctgctgctgctgttgctgttgttgttgctgctgcctTTGCATTGCCAGCATTTGCTGTTTATACCATGGAGATTGCTGCTGAACaggttgctgctgctgttgctgttgttgttgctgctgctgctgttgattTAACATCGCCTGTATCTGCATTCTcccttgctgctgctgctgctgctggtgttgctgctgctgctgctgctggtgttgctgctgttgctgctgttgagACATCATATGCTGCAAACCAGGTTGTTGTTGCGGCTGATTAGGACCCAAGGGCCCGCCAACCCCTCCGCCGTATTGACCACTTTGTTGCTGAAGGGCAAGCgcctttttattaaaaaaattatatggTGATAGAAATCATCAAAATCGAGAGAGTGAAAAGCAGCAAATAATACGATAAAATAAATGGCAAATCATCATACCCGTTGTTTGATGAAGGCAGCCATGATCGGTGGATTGCTTTTGAGTATTTGAAGTATTTGGTTTTGTTGTTCTGGAGTATGGGGATTTTTAAGAGTTTGCATAAGTTGCTGGAATACATGTTTTTGCATGTTGCTTTGAGCTTGCGGTCCAACTTGACTAACCGGACCGCCGAGGACTCCCGTCGGTCTCGGCATCTGCCCTCCCATTCCCATTCCTGGTtgatgctgttgctgctgcattATCTGCTGCGGCGTTTGCTGCCTCAAACCAGGATTCTGCTGCATCACTGCATTCGGATACCTACtgcaaataaaaatttattattttgcTATCTTCGCCAAGAACTTCCAACAACGAAAGAGTTTAATTTCTTCGATAATCCCACCGGCGACAATGCACGAGAACACGATTAAATAGAGATGATAGGAAGACGATAGAGAAGTATAGCCTTAAGATTACAATTTTCACGCGAATCTATGATAACAGAAAATACTTGGAAAGGAAGACTTGAGAATTTTTTACCGATTCAATAAACCGCTGATTCAATAAAACATTTTCTAGATAACAGGTCGGACTGTGATGCGCACGATTCGACATTCGATCGATGAGGGAAAGGCGCAAGCCCGCATCAGTTATATGAACAGAATTAACTGTTCGGGCATTCTGTGAATTGATCTTATAAATTTTGTTCAATAGTTTACCTTGCCGTCCACTGatccatcgaaatgagatgagtaCCACCAGGATTTGCCATTGGGACGGACATCGGCCGTTGCATCTGTGGCGGAGGCATCACGCCGCCCGTTTGTCCTCCTACACCGACTCCAACGCCGACTCCACCACCCGGTGTTACTTTGCCGTAACCATGCGGCGCCTGTTGCCTCGCAGCCTCTTCTTGTACTTGCTTCACCACTTGGAGGACATGAGCCGGTGGTGTTTGCGTTCCAGGCTTCAATCCAATTCCAGGCTGATGCGGCGAAGACAGATTGGTAGGGCTGATTCCCGGTTTTATAGCAACACCGGCGGGCATAGTAACGTTCGAACTCTGTTGTCCAGATTGCATTGCTCCTACAGGACCTGTCGGTCTAGTATTCATCACAGCCATTCGTCTCCTAAAATATGAAATTGTGTGTATTATATATATGTGGGTCTCGGTTATTATCACTATTAACAACCGCTCCTAAATCGCAAAATTAAAACATCATACCTTAACAATTGCGCTTGTTGTAACCGTTGTTGAAGCTGTTGTTGCTTCAATTTATGTTTGATATTCGAACAGAATGGAACAAGACATTTAGTCTCTTGGCAGTGTTTAGCATGGTAACAGCACAACGCTATCAATTGTTTACATATCGGACAACCACCGTTCGTCTTTCGTTTGCAAACTTTCGTATGCGTTACTACTCTCTTCATCTTCTGACAGCTCGTTAGACGACAATTAGCATCTCTGCATTGGCATGCGTGCACCAACGACTGAATACATCTTTGTATCGAAAGTTTGCGCGCCTCCTATATTACAAAATTGAACCATTTATTGCAGATGCATATAATAAGATAGGTCTTGGATTAAAAAAAGGGTATATCATATTTACCTGTGGATTAGCTTGCTTGGCATCGGCCGGCGATGAACCATCATCCAAATCTAAACCAAGTTTCTCCATATGATGAGGATGACCGTCTTTTTCTTTACAACTTATACACAGGTCAAAATCCTATCGAGATAAATAAAGAATAACATTAGACTGATTTGCATAAGAACAAGATACGTGAAAAATAATTAGTTCGATACTTACATCACAAACCGTACAATGATATCTTGTTTCTACATGACTCTTACAGTTATTGCAGGTATAAACAAATTTGTCTTGACCTTGGTTGTGCAATTCATATAGCATAGACATTGAACTAAATTTCGCACGCCTTAAGGAAGAGAATTCGTAGTGTCTTTCCCTGGCCATTGTAAGGAAAGCATCGCGGCCATCCATAAGGTCACAATTAATAACAGGGTCAGGGTCCTGAATAGGCTAAAATAGATAAAACACTTTGTTACAGAAATACATACTCAAGTACGTGAATGAAAGAAGGCAGTATTTCCAAATGCTTACTGCTAAACTGGCTGCACTTTGAGCACTATGCAACCTAATAACAAAGAATACTTCTTTATGTTTCTCCATAGTTGCAAAGATTTTTGCAGAAAGGTCGTTTCCTGTTTGCGGAGTATTAGACTTTTTACTATTCTTTCTTTGATTTGCTTTGGATTTATTAGACTTTTTGGCTTTCTTCTGTCCCTTCTTTTTACCATCCGAACCTGTTTCGGAATCTTCTGACAACGACAAAATCTGTAACGAAGAAATTATGCATCAACCGTTGGTTATCTACTATCTCAAATAATATACTGTTCCATTATACTCACTGCACTAGCAGCAGCAGCTTCTGCAGCTTCTGCCTGTTTAcgtttttcttcttcctcttgaTCCAACTCCTTAATACTTTCTTCTAAAACATTGGGCCAGAAGTCACCTTCGAAATATGGTAAATCGGCTGCTGATTGGAGTTTATCTTCCATTGCTTGTTTCAAAATATCCTGCAATTAATAAATGGTAAATATTTTAATCCATGGTTTTGATATCTTTCATTTGTCAATGAGAAGCATTAAGTTTAATTGTAGTCCGCTAATCCTATGTTCATATTTATAAATACAATAAGAACATTAGCTTTTGCGGACGTTAATTTTAGTCTACTTTGACACCCAGGAATAATAATTAATCCCCAGGTAACACTTGAGACTGTGTTGTATATCAAGAGTAAGGAACACATACTTTGTTATATATTGAATACTGAAAAAACAAGGTGCAAGGGAAGGTGACGCAGTTTATTATGAATTAATGATATATTAGTACTAACTTTATAATCAAGCACGATTCTTTCCACCATGCCTTTGTCCAACATTTTCTTATACCACTCTTGCAACCTTCTAGGCTTTGGAATTTTTTGTTCTTGAGGATGGCAGTGAAATATATAATCATCTCCTTCGGAAGGGGGACAGGCCCAGATATGAGCCATCGTGTACCTAAAAAAAAATGTCAATGCAATAACTGTTGTTAATATCAATATCATATTACAGATATTCCTTGAATATATTTGTACTTACCCAAGTTGTTTCGCGTAATCTAAGTATCCAAGAAGAATCTCATGATATACCGCTGTTCGGAATTGTCTAGGCCGGAAAAAGTGTACAGAGTCCAAGTATGCGATATAAACTCTTCGAGTATTAGGTGGTGTACATTCACTGCCGTATTCTTGCACGTGCATGCCGAAAAAACATACATCTGTGCCGTCGACCTCTTCAAATGCAAATAAAGCTTTCGCTCTGTATGGAAATTCACCAGGCATATCACCGTTTTCTACAAATCTACTTCGCATCCCTGGCTTCACTTCTACAACTTTATCGCTGGACGCCACAACTCTAATTGCTACTTCCCCAGCGCCggcttcttttttctttaagaAATTGTTTACGCGCGTTTCAATATAGGTACCTAATTTAGTAACCGGCAGACGTTTGGCGTTAAACTTGTTTTCTTTACGTTTCTGTCCTTTCTTCTTTAAGCATTTATCACAAGTGAACCTGGAAACGTTTCAACTTACAATGAATACATTTAGGTGTCCCGTGAAAGACTGTTAATTATTACAGAGTTAATCGTAAAATTTGTCAAGATAACGTAGAGGAGTGTTCCAGTACACGGAACGTTACTTCGTAAGAGCATGCTTCTACCTACCCTAATGGCCAAATTGATTCCATGTGCAGCACGCAAATCTGATGTACCTTTCTGCCGCAATCTGTACACACAACAAAAGACTCCAATTCCAAATGATCGTTCTTCATTTCCTGGAACTGTTCCTTTTTAATGGCACTGCAATTCAGAatacgataactcgttttacatCTCATACATCTAAATAAACGCGTTGTTAAATGCAACTATTTCGGAACTTACGTTTGTGGTTGCGTTGCATCATCTCCTAACGTCACAGTGTCACCAGGAATGTCGTTGAAACATTTCTGACAGAAGGTGTATCTGTCGGAAACAAGACCATATGCCTTTAGACTACTGTTCCAATCGATAGTGTTTAGATCCAAATTTCAATTCGTCAATGTCATGCGTGCATCATAACGAAGATCAATTTTTTTCACGCCCCAATCGACGTATCCAAATGTCGAGAGTATCCAATtttgataaatatttatttgtatTTGCAATTATACACATGCAAGTAGTGTTTTTTTGCCAATTATATTTTCGGATccgtttcattttatttttgttttgttCCAAAAGTTGCAGAGAGTCATCATTTCGTGTAATttacgtatttttttttttcattatttttcatTTATCACAAATACAATttgttttacatttatttatgtatTTCATTTTAAGAGTGTCAGGTATCCAATTTCAATCGTCCAATTTCCAAGTAGTATCAATTTTCGTGGCATGAAGTAGTAGAGTCAGAAAGAAGCAAGGGGCGCGGGCAACACAAGAAGCAAGCAGCAAACAAGGATTTTTGTGTGTGCGTGCGCAACCCATGGGTAGAGCGAAGGTAACATACAAAGAAGAGAAGAGTGCCATAGTTAGACACTATATAATATGTACATAAATTACTTAACTGCATATACTCAAGAGTTACAAGCGAATTCTTTATTAAGAGCTATTCTCCATCATattacgtgtatatatatatatatatacatatatacatatatacatatatacgtaatatatgtatatgtatcatTTATGAAACAGCACTGTACACTATTCAGATCCTACCACTTTTACGGATTACTATATAACAAAGTTCCCTTAAGTATATGcgtaatcaaattttaacttcaTATGTGCGGACGTTACGAAAAAATACATTTATCGATCAAAGTTTTATAATTCTAATGAAAAACGTAAGGgggaaaagaaataaaaataaaaaccgtGTAGGTCAGGGGACTGGCCTGAATCGACTGATACCACCGAAACAGGTTAATTAGCCTGCCAATTTAATATCTGGCGCATTCGGTTACAGCAACACTTCTTCAAATAAAAATGTACCGTATAAGATCGAATGCGCCTAAAAACAACTTTATACCAACTAATAGGTATATAGCTAATGTCAGTAATCTTTGAAGACAGACGGGAGTAACAGATGTCATTAACAAGATATCTAATTGTTTAAGTAAAAGAAGTTGCTATAGGGCAAGATGGAGATAAAACCTACTAACATATTCCCATCATGCAGActattgtttttcttttttgtttaattaattaaataaattatctTATTGCACATAGTTAtttaattaaatgaaaaaaaagaaacttttATGTACTGACCTATTCTGATAAGAGTAGTACTTTGCATCTTTTGGTATAGTGCAAAGCTGTTTTCCGTAACAACACAGTACTTGTGGATTGAACGTGTACTTTCTTCCACAACAATATCCCAAAGCTTGCATTACAGGATCTATTTCTTGCTCGAAAACTTCGGAAAGCTGAAATGAACAGAGACGTTTTTAATTCGAACGGTCGAACGCGGAACGGTTGGAAGATAATGAAATAAATGTACCTTTGTACAATATTTATAAACGCGAGAGGTTTTACGATTGTAAAGCCACGCGTTGTCGAACATCATCCACACGTCGTCCACGTATTCCCATGGATCACTGTACTGCCCCGTATCCAATTTTCTCTTGATGGTTGACAGATCCATCGGCTTCTTAACGATATCGAAATAATCTGGAATTCCCAATGCTTGCGGATCGACCGGTTGCCTGAACGGTTTCGACTCTGGATCCTGCCGATAAAGTTTCTCCAATGTCGGCATTAATGCCTGACGCAATTCATCCGGTTTGAATAGACACAATCGTTTTTTGTCCGTCGACGTTCCGCTTGGTTGAATCGGTTCAGGAACTAATGGTTTAATGTCAGGCGTTGTGTCTTGACTGGACATCGGTGTCATAGGTTCTTCCTTGATGTTAGCTGTGCATTCCTCTTTTACGATACCCTCGCTGGATCCTTCGTCCATCGGTTCCGTTTTCATTTCCGTTTTAATGGACACCTCGTTGACACTTTTACCGCCGTCCATTCTGTGATTCTCGGACCCGTCTTCCGTCTTGATCTCCATCTTAATGTTCTCTTCTTTGATCGAATCCAGTTTTCCCTTATTGTTATTCATCGGTGGACTAGGAGAATTATTACGATCCAAAGCGGCTGTGATAGCAGCCATTTGCGAAGACATTTGCGAAGTTCTAGGCGCGTTCAATGCAGCCCTCTCCTGAGATGTCATGCCTTTCCCAAGGCTCGCGAGTCCGGCAGGAGAAGGTGTGGTGGTCGGATGAGGTGGCGTTTGATTAGCGGAAGATACTGTCTGATTCGGGGTCATCAATGAAGGAACTAGCGGCGTGTTAGGGGTAGATGTTGTAGACTGTGGTCCGTTCGCCGTCGTTGCCGGACCAGGACTAGGCCCGCTAGAAGCGGGAGGTGGTATGGTTTGAGGTGCCGATGTGCTGATATTGTTATCGTTAGGTGTCGAGACCGACAGTGGTCGACTGCTGTTAAACTGACTTTGTTGTTGATTGTTCTGCTGCTGCATACTACTGAACGGTGACGGCGCTTGTGGCATCGATGTCGTCGTAGCGCTTTGATTGGAAGTGCTCGTCGGTTGTTGCGGTTGCGATTGATTCGGTTGTTGCGACTGCTGTTGGCTTTGCGAtgtctgctgctgttgctgttgttgctgatGCTGGTGTGCGATCGCCGCTTGAGCTTGAGCCAGTCTAACTCTAAGATCGGGGAATTGGTGTTGATTTTGTACAGGAGAACTGTTGGGTAAACCGGAACTACCGTTTGAGGTTGGGAATTGACTAGTTGTTGCGGACGTTGTGGTTGTTGTTAAACTTGATTGTGACATTTGCGGTTGCCCGAAAGGACTGAGACCAGGGTTTGAGACGACGTTAAGATTGGAAGTTGACTGCCCATTCGGACTAGGACCCGGTGGACCAACTAAAATTCctggttgttgctgctgctgctgctgttgttgttgttgttgctgctgctgctgctgttgcattTGTTGCTGAACTTGAACCTGGGCTTGAGCTTGGGCTTGAGCCTGCGCTTGTGCCTGGGCTTGGACGTTGGTCTGGGCCTGAACCTGTACTTGTTGTTGCGTTTGCTGTTGTTGCGGGAACTGCATTCTATTGTGCGGAATGCTCATCGCGGGTAAAGCTCCCAGTTGACCTATGCTCGGCGAGTGGCTACGCAAACTAGGAGCGACTGTACCAACCGGTCGTGATGATGGCACCGCGCCAACACCAGGCGGAGCACATGGCCTTAAACCCGAACCAGATGCTCCAGAAGGTTgaggttgttgttgctgttgttgggCTTGCAATTGTTGCTGTTGTTCCTTCCGCCTTTGCCGTTTCTCTTCCAATTCCTTTTGAATTTTGTATATCTTCTCCGCGAGCAAGTGATAGTATTCTGATCTCGAATTGGCCATTTCGTACATGTCGCCTTCCACTTTCCTTGCGTACGCGACAAGATTGTGCATCCTCTTGTCGAGCATCGCCTGTGGATcgggagttggaaatattgctTGAACCAATTTATGAACAAGATGGTTTCTAAGATCCGGAGTTACAGTTTGATGCCAGTCTTTTGATTCCTGCACAGATGTCGCAGTCACTTGACTTGGCTGAAGTCCACCTGGAAGCTGGAGATTGGCTAGCCTATTTTCACTTGGAACACTAAGCTGTCCTGAATCGTTTAAACCGAACAATTGTTGCATATTAATGGATTGTTGTATATTCGCGGCAGTCGCGGCTGCAGCGGGTGTAGGACCACTGGTAGGTGCTGTTTGATTACCAGCGACTCCGACGGTATTAGGATCAGAATTTAAAGGAAGAGACACGTTTGGAGCAACTACTTGCTGGCCAGCGCCAACCACGGATTGACCCGGTGCAGTTTGAGTTTGAGGTTGGGCCAGTCTGACGTTTCCCAACGCGCCGGGTGATCCCTGCATACCTGGTGCTGGCATTCGTCTGGCGCTTCCGGCAATAACACATTGAGTGGCTACCAAACCAGCTGTCGTCGTAGGACATGGAATACCCAACGCGTCGCACGCTCTTCTCATTTCGGTTTGACTCGGATTTGGTTGGCTATTTGGTTGTGTTGTGGACGCTGTGACAGCGTTTGTTGTTTTATTTTTGTTCGCTTGTTTCAGAGGCAAACACACAGGACAATCGTTGCGGTTACAATGTTTCCAATGGCTGATAATTTGCCTCGAAGAACTGCAATGTGCCACCGTACAATTTTTACCCGCTTGACAAGCGGTCATATGAGTTAATACGTTCTTCATTGTTTTACAATCTGGCAACGAACATTGCCAGGCGTCACCATTCGCTTGATTTTCTCGTCGTTGACATTTATGCGCGTGAAGCAAAAGGACCAGCTGTTGTTGGATAAGCTTGCGTTTTTCTGGATCAGCAGTTGATCTTGTAGCACCTAATTCAATATATACGTGAACATTAGTCAACTAAACTTATTTGTTAGAataattttatttgaaaataaaCACGGATATTTACCAGTCGGAGCACCGGCACCAGGCATTTGCCCCTGAGTTGCTTGCTGTGGACCAGGCTGACCTCCACTTGGTGCACCAGACTGAGGTTGGGCAGGACTTGGTGTAGGTGGTTGAGCTTGTTGAGCCATACCACCTTCTTGACCACCGACAACATTTGTGGAACCAATGGGTCCCGTGGTTCCTCCAAATCTACCAGGTTGCATGGCAGTTATATTTGTTCCCACTCCTTTTTGCTGTGGTGCAACAACTCCAACAGGGCTGTTGGTGCACACAGCGACTCCAGGCCCTTGCCCGCTAGCTGGAGATCCTATTTGAAaattgtatatttaaatatattcggAAGTTACTCACCATATAGTACAGATATATATGGATTGATATTGTTACCATAACCATAGGGACTTGATGCACTAATTTGTCCCATATTTGGCATATTTGGTATGTTTGGAGGAGCCTGCATTCTTGGACCTCCTTGATTGGGGCCGACAATACCAACTTGATGTACTTGTTGATGCGGACTTTGGCCCCTTGCTGGTCCAACCATATGagcttgttgttgttgttgcattGCTACAGCTCTGGTATTCATAATACCAGGTCCATTTTGCATTTGAGCAACACCATGCGGCCCACCAGGATGATGAATTCCTTGAGTGTTGGAGCCCATCATGCTTACCTAAATAACAGAATTATTATGtcccataaaaaaaaaaaaaaaaccagaaGGATTTTCATATAATTCCTTGTTCTAATGAAACTTACAGTATTTAAAGGCTGTTTGTTGAGACTGTTGGTTACAATTAAACTTCCTCCTGCCATTCCACCCATACTATTATTCCCACTAGCAGTGCTGGTCATAACTAGGCTAGAATTTATTCCACCTGGCATTGACATGGTAGGATTACTTCCAGCCATGCTCATTGACGATTGAAGGCTTCCCATTgaattcgcaatggacatttgaTTATTTGCCAAAGAACTGGCTATACTACTTGGTAAATTTCCCAGACTCACGACCATTTGTGGATCGACTACTTTAGATACAGAAACATTCGGTGGAGATTGCATATTTGGACTTTTATTACCTAAAGTTCCAGCAGCCATTACTAATGAATTAGCAACCAAATTTTTGTTGCCCTGTATgaaaaacaatgaaaattatacagtGCTATACGTGTACACAGACATCCTGCTTATTTGACGTGTACAAACCTGTTGTTGTATAAGATGATGTGaaagttgttgttgttgctgtacATGTTGTCTAAGCTCGGAATCAAGTGCGCCATTCTGCTGCCCTGGACCTGGACCTGTTGCTGGTGGTTTAGCGCTTTCTGTCGCAGAACCCCACGACGCCGATGATAATAGATCGTCAGGTAGATCATTTTCAAGATCAAACATATCTGTGTTTGTTATGTAATCTGAGAATAAATATTTGCATTAGTAACGATCCTCCCGCATGTACGATGCTGAAAAGAATACTGGTTACTACAAAAGTAAAGCGTCTAATCATAGATGCTGCACAATGGTAACAAGCATATTACAATTTCGAATTGAACAATGTTTCTGGACTACAGAATTTATAGGAAGGTTCATCATCGTACGACCGAAGGATTACTTTTCTAGGTAACCAGTTGAAAAAGTTAATGTCAGATTATGATATTAAATGTAACGTATACCATAGAGACCAAAAAACCATTAGTAATAATGTAAAGATAAGATTCAGCACCGTCACCATAGCTTCTATTGAAAGATTTAATAGTAAAATCTTTGTACTACCATGTAATGTTTGATGCATGCTGTATAATATACCTGCATGTAAAAATATACATGCACATATATGCATACATGCACACACATTTTTGACATTTATGTACATATCATGTTTTAATGTTACAGAAAATTGCATTTGTTTAA containing:
- the LOC143429159 gene encoding CREB-binding protein isoform X10 — encoded protein: MADHLVDGPPNKRPKLGDPFQGTSDSAVGMAPLMMHHAYTNYGGGGSGNMQQMQGPPQQLHLQQHQLQPHWNNHTIHKRNYITNTDMFDLENDLPDDLLSSASWGSATESAKPPATGPGPGQQNGALDSELRQHVQQQQQLSHHLIQQQGNKNLVANSLVMAAGTLGNKSPNMQSPPNVSVSKVVDPQMVVSLGNLPSSIASSLANNQMSIANSMGSLQSSMSMAGSNPTMSMPGGINSSLVMTSTASGNNSMGGMAGGSLIVTNSLNKQPLNTVSMMGSNTQGIHHPGGPHGVAQMQNGPGIMNTRAVAMQQQQQAHMVGPARGQSPHQQVHQVGIVGPNQGGPRMQAPPNIPNMPNMGQISASSPYGYGSPASGQGPGVAVCTNSPVGVVAPQQKGVGTNITAMQPGRFGGTTGPIGSTNVVGGQEGGMAQQAQPPTPSPAQPQSGAPSGGQPGPQQATQGQMPGAGAPTGATRSTADPEKRKLIQQQLVLLLHAHKCQRRENQANGDAWQCSLPDCKTMKNVLTHMTACQAGKNCTVAHCSSSRQIISHWKHCNRNDCPVCLPLKQANKNKTTNAVTASTTQPNSQPNPSQTEMRRACDALGIPCPTTTAGLVATQCVIAGSARRMPAPGMQGSPGALGNVRLAQPQTQTAPGQSVVGAGQQVVAPNVSLPLNSDPNTVGVAGNQTAPTSGPTPAAAATAANIQQSINMQQLFGLNDSGQLSVPSENRLANLQLPGGLQPSQVTATSVQESKDWHQTVTPDLRNHLVHKLVQAIFPTPDPQAMLDKRMHNLVAYARKVEGDMYEMANSRSEYYHLLAEKIYKIQKELEEKRQRRKEQQQQLQAQQQQQQPQPSGASGSGLRPCAPPGVGAVPSSRPVGTVAPSLRSHSPSIGQLGALPAMSIPHNRMQFPQQQQTQQQVQVQAQTNVQAQAQAQAQAQAQAQVQVQQQMQQQQQQQQQQQQQQQQQQPGILVGPPGPSPNGQSTSNLNVVSNPGLSPFGQPQMSQSSLTTTTTSATTSQFPTSNGSSGLPNSSPVQNQHQFPDLRVRLAQAQAAIAHQHQQQQQQQQTSQSQQQSQQPNQSQPQQPTSTSNQSATTTSMPQAPSPFSSMQQQNNQQQSQFNSSRPLSVSTPNDNNISTSAPQTIPPPASSGPSPGPATTANGPQSTTSTPNTPLVPSLMTPNQTVSSANQTPPHPTTTPSPAGLASLGKGMTSQERAALNAPRTSQMSSQMAAITAALDRNNSPSPPMNNNKGKLDSIKEENIKMEIKTEDGSENHRMDGGKSVNEVSIKTEMKTEPMDEGSSEGIVKEECTANIKEEPMTPMSSQDTTPDIKPLVPEPIQPSGTSTDKKRLCLFKPDELRQALMPTLEKLYRQDPESKPFRQPVDPQALGIPDYFDIVKKPMDLSTIKRKLDTGQYSDPWEYVDDVWMMFDNAWLYNRKTSRVYKYCTKLSEVFEQEIDPVMQALGYCCGRKYTFNPQVLCCYGKQLCTIPKDAKYYSYQNSSLKAYGLVSDRYTFCQKCFNDIPGDTVTLGDDATQPQTAIKKEQFQEMKNDHLELESFVVCTDCGRKVHQICVLHMESIWPLGFTCDKCLKKKGQKRKENKFNAKRLPVTKLGTYIETRVNNFLKKKEAGAGEVAIRVVASSDKVVEVKPGMRSRFVENGDMPGEFPYRAKALFAFEEVDGTDVCFFGMHVQEYGSECTPPNTRRVYIAYLDSVHFFRPRQFRTAVYHEILLGYLDYAKQLGYTMAHIWACPPSEGDDYIFHCHPQEQKIPKPRRLQEWYKKMLDKGMVERIVLDYKDILKQAMEDKLQSAADLPYFEGDFWPNVLEESIKELDQEEEEKRKQAEAAEAAAASAILSLSEDSETGSDGKKKGQKKAKKSNKSKANQRKNSKKSNTPQTGNDLSAKIFATMEKHKEVFFVIRLHSAQSAASLAPIQDPDPVINCDLMDGRDAFLTMARERHYEFSSLRRAKFSSMSMLYELHNQGQDKFVYTCNNCKSHVETRYHCTVCDDFDLCISCKEKDGHPHHMEKLGLDLDDGSSPADAKQANPQEARKLSIQRCIQSLVHACQCRDANCRLTSCQKMKRVVTHTKVCKRKTNGGCPICKQLIALCCYHAKHCQETKCLVPFCSNIKHKLKQQQLQQRLQQAQLLRRRMAVMNTRPTGPVGAMQSGQQSSNVTMPAGVAIKPGISPTNLSSPHQPGIGLKPGTQTPPAHVLQVVKQVQEEAARQQAPHGYGKVTPGGGVGVGVGVGGQTGGVMPPPQMQRPMSVPMANPGGTHLISMDQWTASRYPNAVMQQNPGLRQQTPQQIMQQQQHQPGMGMGGQMPRPTGVLGGPVSQVGPQAQSNMQKHVFQQLMQTLKNPHTPEQQNQILQILKSNPPIMAAFIKQRALALQQQSGQYGGGVGGPLGPNQPQQQPGLQHMMSQQQQQQQHQQQQQQQHQQQQQQQGRMQIQAMLNQQQQQQQQQQQQQQPVQQQSPWYKQQMLAMQRQQQQQQQQQQQQQQQQQQQQFTQPPAPPYGQQRPIRPSLLANKDTVNPV